A window of Notolabrus celidotus isolate fNotCel1 chromosome 11, fNotCel1.pri, whole genome shotgun sequence contains these coding sequences:
- the kctd6b gene encoding BTB/POZ domain-containing protein KCTD6 → MTSPVTLNVGGHIYTTSLSTLQRYPDSMLGAMFRGDFPTTRDSQGNYFIDRDGTLFRYILNFLRTSELTLPMDFTETDLLRKEADFYQIEPLIQCLHDPKPLYPPDIFEQVVELSSTRKLSKYSNPVAVIITQLTITTKVHGLLEGISNNFTKWNKHMMDTRDCQVSFTFGPCDYHQEVSLRVLLMDYIMKQGFTIRNTRVHHMSERANENTVEHHWTFCRPAHKVED, encoded by the coding sequence ATGACTTCTCCTGTTACTTTGAATGTGGGAGGCCACATTTACACCACCAGTTTGTCAACCCTGCAGCGCTACCCAGACTCCATGCTGGGTGCCATGTTCCGGGGAGATTTCCCCACCACACGTGACTCTCAGGGGAACTATTTCATAGACCGGGATGGAACGCTTTTCAGGTACATCCTGAACTTCCTCCGGACGTCTGAGCTTACCCTCCCCATGGACTTCACAGAGACAGACCTCCTGAGGAAAGAAGCAGATTTCTACCAGATTGAACCTCTGATCCAGTGCCTTCATGACCCCAAACCCCTGTACCCTCCTGATATATTCGAGCAGGTTGTAGAGCTCTCCAGCACACGGAAACTATCAAAATACTCTAACCCCGTCGCTGTCATCATCACACAGCTAACTATAACTACAAAGGTTCACGGTCTGCTGGAGGGTATTTCTAACAACTTCACCAAGTGGAACAAACACATGATGGACACCAGAGACTGCCAGGTGTCATTCACCTTCGGACCGTGTGACTATCACCAAGAGGTGTCCCTAAGAGTTCTCCTAATGGACTACATCATGAAACAAGGCTTCACTATCCGCAACACGCGTGTGCATCATATGAGCGAGCGCGCAAACGAGAACACAGTGGAGCATCACTGGACTTTCTGTAGACCAGCTCACAAAGTGGAGGACTAA
- the LOC117822017 gene encoding small integral membrane protein 4, whose translation MLKRSKNLSFFLSLVPGKKRLGPYRFLPVFFCIGGVMEWIMINVRIGRETFYDVYRRKQSEREYQQKITDGFRVLKEPAAK comes from the exons AtgttaaaaagaagtaaaaatctAAGCTTTTTCTTGAGCCTTGTTCCGGGTAAAAAACGTCTTGGACCATACAGGTTCCTACCGGTCTTCTTTTGCATCGGAGGCGTCATGGAGTGGATCATGATCAACGTGAGGATAGGAAGAGAGACTTTTT ATGATGTCTACAGAAGAAAACAGTCAGAACGGGAGTACCAGCAGAAGATTACAGACGGATTTAGAGTGCTGAAGGAGCCTGCAGCAAAGTGA